One part of the Palaemon carinicauda isolate YSFRI2023 chromosome 23, ASM3689809v2, whole genome shotgun sequence genome encodes these proteins:
- the LOC137617507 gene encoding uncharacterized protein, with translation MTSIARLQPAIDGSPREEKLLCAHWIRCLPKPVRAPIPDVNSLPMIDMRTKADTLMDSYFTTFKTTMNASSPDEEDTYLTSTEDDMNAVGHTRLPRDVPERRQSHPSPITQSRPNQRLLQSLTAAHQQQFRNHHSRFRVAANKCAKDYQWPKNVLSKSADVRLVAANRSAIPSYGCENLTLLFGKGKFNWKFFVTDVTLPILGEDILSHFHLLVDVAHRQLINADSYLLTSPQPAPSNLALQISPPMEDFRPELRQTPTALAKHGIYHHIKMMGPPVFAKLRLLSPDRFAAAKQTFAEMEEMCFCQKASSPWSSPLNIVMKKDNSLSPCGDYRHMNIKTELDHYPLPDIAGVISYLHKAKVFSSLYLLKGYYEVPMNPKHISKPAITTPFEEHLRHLTIVFNHRQQNGLVVRYGKCTLGANEVLLLWDYITPEEVHPLPEKVAAVQNFSTHSNVKTPQEFLRMINYYRRFLPAIAATLAPFYASLKGRPRDLKWCPLQESAFYNAKNGL, from the exons atgaccagtatcgctcggctGCAACCTGCcatagatggctctcctcgtgaggagaAACTACTTTGTGCCCATTGGATACGTTGTTTACCAAAACCTGTACGCGctcccatacccgatgtcaatagtttacccatgatAGACATGaggaccaaagccgacacccttatggacagctacttcacgaccttcaagactacCATGAACGCCTcctctcctgacgaagaggacacctatttaacgtcaaccgaagatgacatgaatgccgtaggacacacgcgcctaccccgtgacgtgccggagcggcggcaaagccacccatcacccattaCTCAATCGCGCCCCAACCAaagacttctacagtcacttactgctgcccatcagCAGCAGTTTCGCAACCACCACTCCCGATTCAGGGTTGCCGCAAACAAATGTgctaaggattatcagtggcccaaaaacgt TCtttctaagtctgccgatgtccgcctggtagctgccaacagatctgcgataccctccTACGGTTGTGAGAACCTCACCTTATTGTTTGGAaaaggcaaatttaattggaagtttttcgttactgacgtcacattgccaatcctcggtgaggatatcctctctcatttccacctcctggttgatgtcgcccaccgacaattgatCAACGCAGATTCGTATTTGTTGACATCtcctcaacccgccccctccaacctcgctctccaaatcagcCCACCCATGGAAGactttcgtccagaacttcgccaaacgcccacggctctggccaaacacggtatttatcaccatatcaagatgatgggacctCCAGTCTTTGCCAAATTAAGACTTCTGTCCCCGGATCGatttgcagccgccaaacagacattcgccgaaatggaagaaatgtgcttttgccaaaaggcctccagcccatggtcgtcacccttaaacatcgtcATGAAGAAGGACAATTCCCTcagtccatgtggggattacaggcacatGAACATaaaaacagaactggatcactaccctctcccagaCATTGCCGgcgtgatctcctacctgcacaaagcgaaggttttctcctcgctctacctcttgaaggggtattatgaggtgcctatgaacccaaaacaCATTTCCAAGCCCGCCATCACCacacccttcg aggaacacctccgtcacttgacCATCGTGTTCAACCACcgacaacaaaacggccttgtagtccggtacggcaagtgtaccttaggcgccaacgaagtgttgttgtTATGGGActacatcactcctgaagaagtccatcccctccctgagaaagtagcagctgttcagaacttctccaCACACTCGAACGTCAAAACACCGCAGGAATTCTTacgcatgatcaactattatcgccgTTTTCTACccgccattgctgccactcttgctcccttctacgcctccctcaagggcaggccaagagacctgaagtggtgtccccttcaagagTCAGCCTTTTACAATGCAAAGAATGGCCTATGA